The Streptomyces hundungensis genome contains the following window.
CGTCCATCGCGGGCGCTCTCGCGGCCGGACAGCTCGGCCTCCACACCCTCTTCGGCATCGGCCAGCACACGGCGGCCGCCTCCGGCGGCGGATCCGCCGGCGACCTGCCGCTGATCCACTTCGCCGCCAAGCTCATCTGCGGAAGCGGCGCCGCCACCCTCACCGCGGCGGACGCCCAGCGGATCGTCACGGACGCGGGCATCGATCCGGCCAGGATCACCGGCGCCGGACACGCCTCCATGGCCGGCATGGGCCACATGGGCCACATGTCCTCGATGGGACCGATACTGCCGGGCACCTCGGGCTCCGGCATGGAGTCGGCCTCGCTCGCCGCCTCGCTGCTGCCCACCCTGCCGATGCTGCTGTGCCATCTGCTCGCGGCGCTCGCCACGGGCTGGCTGCTGCGGCGCGGCGAGATCGCCCTGTTCGGGGCGGTGCGGCTGGCCGCGCAGTCCGTCACGGCCGTCGCCGAGGCCGCTTCCGTACGCTCCCTGCGCAGGGCCCTCGCCTTCGTGGGCGCCCTGTGCGCCGGGCTCTCGGCGGCCGCCGGGCACGGCCCGCGCATCGCCCACGGGGACCTCGGCCAGGCGGCTCCGCTGCCCGGGGCGGCACTCCAGCACTCGGTGATCAGGCGCGGGCCGCCCCCGGCGTACGCCCTCGCTGCCTGAACGCGGCCCACTCCCCTCACGTACCGCAGGAGTGGTGTCGCGGGTCCCCGTGCACCCGTGCGCGGTGGACGTACCCCACCCTTCCTGCTCACTGGAGTGTCTCTGCCATGAACGCTGTCCGTTCGCGCACCCGTGTCGCCCTCGTCGGTTCCGTCGCCGCGGGCTCCGTCCTGCTGCTCTCGGGAACGGCCTTCGCCCACGTCACCGTGCAGCCCGAGGGAGCGGCCGCCAAGGGCGGTTACGCCGTCGTCGACTTCAAGGTCCCCAACGAGCGCGACAACGCCAAGACGGTCAAGGTCGAGGTCAACCTGCCGACCGACCACCCGCTGGCGTCCGTCATGCCGCAGCCGGTGCCGGGCTGGAACGTCGAAGTCACCAAGTCCAAGCTCGACAAGCCGCTGACCGTGCACGGCAAGCAGATCAACGAGGCCGTCACCAAGGTGACGTGGAGCGGCGGCAGCATCGAGGCCGGCCAGTTCCAGAAGTTCCCGCTCTCCATCGGCTCGCTGCCCACCGACACCGACCAGCTGGTCTTCAAGGCGCTTCAGACCTACGACAACAACGAGGTCGTGCGCTGGATCCAGGAGCCGCAGAGCGGCGCGGCCGAGCCCGCGAACCCGGCGCCGACGCTCAAGCTGACGGCCGCCACCGCGGGCCACGGCGGCACGGCGCCCGCCGCCGACAAGGACGCGGCCGCCGCGAAGCCCGAAGCCTCTTCCTCCTCGAACACCGACACCACCGCCCGCGTCCTGGGCGGCGTGGGCATCGCCGTCGGCGTCGCCGGCGTGGCCTTCGGCGTGTTCGCCGGACGCCGACGCTCCGCGTAACCCGCCGCCTGCACCCCTCCGACCGGAAAAGACCGGAAAATCACCCCATGCGCACCAAGACCGCGCTGACTGCCGCCGCCCTGGCGGCGGCAGCGGCGCTCACCCTGACCGCGTGCGGCGGCAGCGGCGACAGTGGCTCCAACAGCCCCGTCGCCGATGTCTCCGCCCCGGCGAAGACCCAGGCCGCGACCGTGCTCGACCGGCCGTTCGCCAAGCCCGACTTCGTCCTCACCGACACCAGCGGCAAGAAGTTCGACTTCCGCGCCGAGACCAAGGGCAAGCCGACGCTCATCTACTTCGGCTACACCAACTGCCCGGACGTCTGCCCGCTCACCATGGGCAACATCGCCATCGCCAAGAAGGCGCTGCCCAAGGCCGACCAGGACAAGCTCCAGGTCGTCTTCGTGACGACCGACCCCGAGCGCGACACCCCCGCGTCGCTCGGCAAGTGGCTCAAGGGCCAGGACCCCTCCTTCATCGGGTTGACCGGCGACTTCGCCACCATCCAGAAGGGCGCCCGCCAGATCGGCATCGGCATCGACCCGCCCAGCAAGGACAAGGACGGCAAGGTCGTCTCCATGCACGGCGCCCAGGTCATCGCCTTCTCCCCCAAGACCGACCAGGGCTACGTCCTGTACGGCCAGGACGCGAAGGTCGACGACTACACCAAGGACCTGCCGAAGATCATCAAGGGGGAGAACCCGTGAACCGCCGCACCACCCACGCCGCCCGCTCGTCCGTCGCCGCCGTCATAGCCCTGTCCGCGGGCCTGGCCCTCGCGGGCTGCTCGGACAGCGCCGACGCCAAGCCGAAGCTCCAGGTGAGCGACGCGTTCATGCCGGTGCCGACCAGCGACATGGCCGGCGGCTTCCTCGTCGTCAAGAACGACGGCAAGACCGCCGACAAGCTCACCAAGGTCACCAGCGAGCTCTCCGACGACATCACCATCCACGAGACCAAGGACCAGAAGATGCAGGAGGTGAAGTCCTTCGACATCCCGGCGGGCGGCGAGCTGAACCTCGAACGCGGCGGCAACCACATCATGTTCATGGGTCTCAAGAAGAAGCCCCAGCAGGGCGAGAAGGTCACCGTGGAGCTGCACTTCGAGAAGGCCGACCCGGTCAAGGTCGACCTCGCGGTGAAGGAAGCCACCTACAACCCGAAGCACCACTGAGGCATCCAGAGGGACTTGAGGGACTGACATGACGGCCATCGCCCCACCCCTTCGAACCACCGCGAGCAGGCCGCTGACCAGGCTGGCGCTCATCACGGTGGCGCTGCTCGGCGCGCTGTTCGCGGGCGCCGCACCCGCGTCCGCGCACGCCGCGCTGACCAGCAGCGACCCGAAGGACGGGGCGGTGGTCGCCACCGCACCCGCACAGGTCGCCCTCACCTTCTCCGAGGGCGTCGCCCTGGACGCCAACTCCATCCGGGTCCTCGACCCCACCGGCAAGCGCTCGGACACCGCCGAACTCGTCAACCTGTGCAGCGGGGACGTCGTCAAGTACGGCGTCCGGCTGCGCACCGGCATCCCCAACGGCACCTACACGGTGGCCTGGCAGGCGATCTCCGCCGACAGCCACCCCGTCTCCGGCGCCTTCACCTTCTCCATCGGCGCCCCCTCCGCCACCACCGCGGTCCTGCCCACCCAGGAGGTCGGCGGCGGCCTCGTCGGCGCCCTCTACGGCATCGCCCGGTACGCGGCGTACGGCGGCTTCGTGCTCCTGGTCGGCGGCGCCGCGTTCGTGCTGGTCTGCTGGCGGCGCGGGGCGGGCGTGGGTCCCGTACAGCGGGTCGTGGTCGGCGGCTGGCTCACGATGACCGCCGCCACCCTCGCGATGCTGCTGCTTCGCACCCCCTACACCGGCTCCGGGAACCTCTCCGACGCCTTCGACCTGAACGGGCTGCGGGCCGTCCTGGAGACCAAGCCGGGCGCCGCGCTCATCTCCCGGCTGCTGCTGCTCGGCGCCGCCGCGCTGTTCGTCTCGGTCCTGTTCGGCGCGTACGCCAAGAGGGAGGACGAGGCCGAGAAGCAGGACCTCACCTTCGGCCTGGCCATCGGCGGCACCGTGGTCGCCGCCGGGCTCGCCGCGACCTGGGCGCTCGCCGAACACGCCTCGACCGGGCTGCAACCGGGCGTCGCCATGCCCGTCGACGTGCTGCACCTGCTGGCGGTGGCGGCCTGGCTGGGCGGACTCGTCACGCTGCTCGTCGTCCTGTACCGCGCGCCGGGCATCGAACGCGCCGCCGTGCTGCGGTTCTCACGCGTCGCGTTCTGGAGCGTGGCCGTCCTCGCGGCGACCGGCGTCTACCAGTCCTGGCGACAGGTCGGCGCCTGGTCGGCGCTCATCGACACCACCTACGGGCAACTCCTGCTGGTCAAGGTCGCCCTGGTGGCCGTCCTCGTCGCGACCGCCTCCTTCTCGCGGCGGTGGACCGCGCGCCTGTCCGAGCGGGCCGCGCCCGAGACCGAGGCCGCCGCGACCGTCGAGCAGCGCGCGAGCGAGCCGGAGCCCGTCACCGTCCCCGACGACGGCAAGGACGCCCAGCGGGCCGCCCAACTCGCGCGCCAGCGGGCCGCGATGAGCACCGCCCGCGAGAAGCGGATCCGCGACGCCGACCCGGAGCGGTCCGGGCTGCGCCGCACCGTCCTGGCCGAGGCCGGCATCGCCGTGGTGCTGCTCGCGGTCACCACGGTGCTGACCCAGACCGAACCCGGCCGCACCCAGCAGGCCGTGGACCGGGCCAGGGCCGGCTCCCAGGTCGCCGTCGCGGACCGGCCCGTCGACATCCGGCTGCCCTTCGACACCGGCGGCCAGAACGGCAAGGGCACCGTCAAGGTCACCCTCGATCCCGGCGGTACCGGCTCCAACGACCTGCACGTCTATCTCGAGGACCCGGCGGGCGCGCCGAAGGACGCCCCCGAGGTCAAGGTCGCCTTCACGCTCGCCGCCAAGTCCGTCGGGCCGCTGCCCGTCGCGCCCGACCGCATCACCGCCGGACACTGGAGCGCGAGCGGAGTGCAGATCCCGATGGCGGGCGACTGGCAGATCGCGGTGACCGTACGCACCTCCGAGATCGACGAGACCACCGTGGACAAGAATGTCAAGATCGGCTGAGTTGAACTGACATGAGCGAGACCAAGAACTCCGAGCGGGCCCCGGCCGCCTCCGCCGAGCCCGTCCTCGACCTCTCCCGGCGCAAGCTGCTCGCCACCGTGGGCGGGGTGGGCGCGGCGGGTCTGGCGCTGGGCGCGGCGGCCGGCGCCGGCGGGTACGCGGCCGTCGAAACCCCCGACGACACCAGCCCCTTGGCATCGGTCGGTTCCACGCAGGTGATGTTTCACGGGAAACATCAAGCGGGGATCAGCACTCCGCTTCAGTCCACCGGCCATCTGATCGCCTTCGACCTGGCCCCCGGCGCCGGACGCAAGGAGGCGGCCGCCCTGCTGCGCCGCTGGTCGGAGACGGCCAGGGCCCTGATGGCGGGCGAGCCCACGAGCAGCGGCGACACCGGCGTCGCCCTGGACGCCGGCCCTTCCTCGCTGACCGTCACCTTCGGCTTCGGCCACAGCTTCTTCGACCGTACGGGGATGGCCGACCGGCGCCCCGCACAACTGGACCCGCTGCCCGACTTCTCCGCCGACCAGCTCGACCCCAAGCGCTCCAACGGCGACCTGTGGGTGCAGATCGGCGCGGACGACGCCCTGGTCGCCTTCCACGCGCTGCGCGCCCTCCAGCGCGACGCCGGTTCCGCCGCGCGACCGCGCTGGCAGATGAACGGCTTCAACCGCACCCCGGGCGCCACCGAGAAGCCGATGACCGCCCGCAATCTGATGGGTCAGGTCGACGGCACCAACAATCCCAAGACCACGGACGCCGACTTCGAGCGGCGCGTCTTCGTGCCGGACACCGGACAGCCCGCCTGGATGGCGAACGGCTCCTACGCCGTCGTACGCCGGATCCGGATGCTCCTGGACACCTGGGAGAAGCTGCCGCTCACCGAGCAGGAGCAGGTGATCGGCCGCAAGAAGTCGAACGGCGCCCCTCTTTCGGGGGGTACGGAGACCACGAAGATGCGGCTCGACGCGTTCGGCCCGGACGGCAAGCCGGTCATCCCGGCCAACGCCCACGCCCGGATCGCCGCCCCGGAACAGAACGGCGGCGCGGCCATGCTGCGACGCGCCTTCTCCTTCCACGACGGCATCGCCGCCGACGGCACCCCGGACGCGGGTCTGCTCTTCGTCTGCTGGCAGGCCGATCCGCTCCATGGCTTCGTGCCGGTGCAGCGCAAGCTCGACCGGGGGGACGCCCTGTCCCCGTTCCTGCGGCATGAGGCGAGCGGCCTGTTCGCGGTGCCGGGCGGGCCCCGTGCGGGCGAATACGTGGGCCAGCGGCTGCTGGAGTCCTGAGGGAGGCCGGCCCCGGGTGGGGGTGGTCGATCGCTGCGTGCCCGTTACGTCGGGCCATTAGTGTGACGTCCATGTCCGCCACGCGATACACCTATCTGGGTCCCGAGGGCACGTTCACCGAGGCAGCCCTGCGCACCCTCCCCGAGGCCGCGACCCGTGAACTGGTCCCGATGGTCTCCGTGCCGGCCGCCCTGGACGCGGTGCGCAACGGGGACGCGGCGGCGGCCCTGGTCCCGATCGAGAACTCGGTGGAGGGCGGCATCACCACCACCCTGGACCAGCTGGTGTCGGGCGAGCCGCTGATGATCTACCGCGAGGTGCTGCTCTCCATCAAGTTCGCGCTGCTCGTCCGCCCGGGCACGACGCTGGCCGACATCAAGACGATCACCGCGCATCCGGCCGCCCAGCCCCAGGTCCGCAACTGGCTGAAGGCGAACCTGCCCGAGGCGCTCTGGGAGTCCTCGGCGTCCAACGCGGACGGCGCCCGCCTGGTCCAGGAGGGGCGCTACGACGCGGCGTTCGCGGGGGAGTTCGCGGCGGCGACGTACGGACTCGAACCGCTGATCACCGACATCCACGACGCGGTGAACGCGCAGACCCGCTTCGTCCTCGTCGGCCGACCGGCCCGCCCGGCGGCGCCCACCGGCGCGGACAAGACCTCGGTCGTCCTGTGGCAGCGCGAGGACCACCCGGGCGCCCTGCTCGAACTGCTCCAGGAGTTCTCGGTGCGCGGGGTCAACCTGATGCTGCTCCAGTCCCGGCCGACCGGTGAGGGCATCGGCAACTACTGCTTCGCCATCGACGCCGAGGGCCACATCTCGGAACGCCGGGTGGGGGAGGCGCTGATGGGGCTGCGGCGGATCTGCCCCGAGGTCCGCTTCCTCGGTTCGTACCCGAGGGCGGAGGTGACGCTCGACGACGTCGGGGTGCCGCGGGCGGGAACCTCGGACGCGGAGTTCGACGAGGCGGCGGAGTGGCTGGCCCGCTGCCAGGACGGGCGCCTCTAGGTCCGGGACGGCTTCGCGCCCGGTCCTACCTGCTGATTTTCCTTGTCCACAAAGTTATCCACAGGCCCGCTTCTCGACCTGTGGGTAAGTCGACAACACAACCGGACACAGTCGACAAATCCCTCTAGTGACGACACAACGGTCCACAGGCCGCCAGGGCATCCTCTGTCACCTCAATTCCATTGATCAACTCTTTAGAGCGAGTAATTCCCACCCGAATGAGTGTGTGGAACGGGTTTGGGAGGGGAATCCTCGGCCCCGCATGCGGCTTTCGGAACGATCTCTTCCGCAGTCCACAGATTCTCCACACAGCCTGTGGATAAGTATTCGGCGGTGCGCCCTTCTGTGGACAAGTCCGGGGCGCGACAAGGGAGTCGGTCAACGCCGGTCCGATGGGCGCCCCTTTCCGGGGAATAGCGACACTTTCCTTGACATCCGTCGGGCGCTCCGCCTGACGACCCGTCGGGAATTCCACGCCTACTTTTCCTAATGCGGTCAATTCGGACAAAGCGCCGCGCGGGTCGACGCCGCGCGGGATATCCGGTGGGGGGCCGCGAGTCCGCACCGGTAGCCTGGAGGGGTGATTGACCTTCGCCTGCTCCGTGAGGACCCCGACCGTGTTCGCGCCTCCCAGCGCGCCCGTGGAGAGGACGTCGCCCTCGTCGACGCCCTGCTCTCCGCCGACGAGCTGCGCAGGTCCTCGGGCCTCCGCTTCGACGAGCTGCGCTCCGAGCAGAAGGCGCTCGGCAAGCTCATCCCCAAGGCCACGCCGGACGAGCGCGCCGAGCTCCTGAAGAAGGCCGAGCAGCTCAAGACCGACGTCAAGGCCGCCGAGGCCGCGCAGAACGACGCCGACGAGCAGGCCAAGCAGCTCCTCCTCCAGCTGGGCAACATCGTCCACACGGACGTCCCCGTGGGCGGCGAGGAGGACTTCGTCGTCCTGGAGACGCACGGCACCATCCGCGACTTCGGCGCCGAGGGCTTCGAGCCCAAGGACCACCTGGAGCTCGGCGAGTCGCTGGGCGCCATCGACGTCGAGCGTGGCGCCAAGGTGTCGGGCTCGCGCTTCTACTACCTGACCGGCGTCGGCGCGCTCCTGGAGCTCGCCCTGGTCAACGCCGCGATCGCGCAGGCCACCGAGGCCGGGTTCATCCCGATGCTCACCCCCGCCCTGGTCCGCCCGCGCGCCATGGAGGGCACCGGTTTCCTCGGCCAGGCCGCCGAGAACGTCTACCACCTGGAGAAGGACGACTACTACCTGGTCGGCACCTCCGAAGTCCCGCTCGCGGCCTACCACATGGACGAGATCCTCGACGCGGACAAGCTGCCCCTGCGTTACGCCGGCTTCTCGCCGTGCTTCCGCCGCGAGGCCGGCACCTACGGCAAGGACACCCGGGGCATCTTCCGGGTCCAC
Protein-coding sequences here:
- a CDS encoding YcnI family protein; its protein translation is MNAVRSRTRVALVGSVAAGSVLLLSGTAFAHVTVQPEGAAAKGGYAVVDFKVPNERDNAKTVKVEVNLPTDHPLASVMPQPVPGWNVEVTKSKLDKPLTVHGKQINEAVTKVTWSGGSIEAGQFQKFPLSIGSLPTDTDQLVFKALQTYDNNEVVRWIQEPQSGAAEPANPAPTLKLTAATAGHGGTAPAADKDAAAAKPEASSSSNTDTTARVLGGVGIAVGVAGVAFGVFAGRRRSA
- a CDS encoding SCO family protein — protein: MRTKTALTAAALAAAAALTLTACGGSGDSGSNSPVADVSAPAKTQAATVLDRPFAKPDFVLTDTSGKKFDFRAETKGKPTLIYFGYTNCPDVCPLTMGNIAIAKKALPKADQDKLQVVFVTTDPERDTPASLGKWLKGQDPSFIGLTGDFATIQKGARQIGIGIDPPSKDKDGKVVSMHGAQVIAFSPKTDQGYVLYGQDAKVDDYTKDLPKIIKGENP
- a CDS encoding copper chaperone PCu(A)C; this translates as MNRRTTHAARSSVAAVIALSAGLALAGCSDSADAKPKLQVSDAFMPVPTSDMAGGFLVVKNDGKTADKLTKVTSELSDDITIHETKDQKMQEVKSFDIPAGGELNLERGGNHIMFMGLKKKPQQGEKVTVELHFEKADPVKVDLAVKEATYNPKHH
- a CDS encoding copper resistance CopC/CopD family protein, with the translated sequence MTAIAPPLRTTASRPLTRLALITVALLGALFAGAAPASAHAALTSSDPKDGAVVATAPAQVALTFSEGVALDANSIRVLDPTGKRSDTAELVNLCSGDVVKYGVRLRTGIPNGTYTVAWQAISADSHPVSGAFTFSIGAPSATTAVLPTQEVGGGLVGALYGIARYAAYGGFVLLVGGAAFVLVCWRRGAGVGPVQRVVVGGWLTMTAATLAMLLLRTPYTGSGNLSDAFDLNGLRAVLETKPGAALISRLLLLGAAALFVSVLFGAYAKREDEAEKQDLTFGLAIGGTVVAAGLAATWALAEHASTGLQPGVAMPVDVLHLLAVAAWLGGLVTLLVVLYRAPGIERAAVLRFSRVAFWSVAVLAATGVYQSWRQVGAWSALIDTTYGQLLLVKVALVAVLVATASFSRRWTARLSERAAPETEAAATVEQRASEPEPVTVPDDGKDAQRAAQLARQRAAMSTAREKRIRDADPERSGLRRTVLAEAGIAVVLLAVTTVLTQTEPGRTQQAVDRARAGSQVAVADRPVDIRLPFDTGGQNGKGTVKVTLDPGGTGSNDLHVYLEDPAGAPKDAPEVKVAFTLAAKSVGPLPVAPDRITAGHWSASGVQIPMAGDWQIAVTVRTSEIDETTVDKNVKIG
- the efeB gene encoding iron uptake transporter deferrochelatase/peroxidase subunit gives rise to the protein MSETKNSERAPAASAEPVLDLSRRKLLATVGGVGAAGLALGAAAGAGGYAAVETPDDTSPLASVGSTQVMFHGKHQAGISTPLQSTGHLIAFDLAPGAGRKEAAALLRRWSETARALMAGEPTSSGDTGVALDAGPSSLTVTFGFGHSFFDRTGMADRRPAQLDPLPDFSADQLDPKRSNGDLWVQIGADDALVAFHALRALQRDAGSAARPRWQMNGFNRTPGATEKPMTARNLMGQVDGTNNPKTTDADFERRVFVPDTGQPAWMANGSYAVVRRIRMLLDTWEKLPLTEQEQVIGRKKSNGAPLSGGTETTKMRLDAFGPDGKPVIPANAHARIAAPEQNGGAAMLRRAFSFHDGIAADGTPDAGLLFVCWQADPLHGFVPVQRKLDRGDALSPFLRHEASGLFAVPGGPRAGEYVGQRLLES
- the pheA gene encoding prephenate dehydratase, translated to MSATRYTYLGPEGTFTEAALRTLPEAATRELVPMVSVPAALDAVRNGDAAAALVPIENSVEGGITTTLDQLVSGEPLMIYREVLLSIKFALLVRPGTTLADIKTITAHPAAQPQVRNWLKANLPEALWESSASNADGARLVQEGRYDAAFAGEFAAATYGLEPLITDIHDAVNAQTRFVLVGRPARPAAPTGADKTSVVLWQREDHPGALLELLQEFSVRGVNLMLLQSRPTGEGIGNYCFAIDAEGHISERRVGEALMGLRRICPEVRFLGSYPRAEVTLDDVGVPRAGTSDAEFDEAAEWLARCQDGRL
- the serS gene encoding serine--tRNA ligase, producing MIDLRLLREDPDRVRASQRARGEDVALVDALLSADELRRSSGLRFDELRSEQKALGKLIPKATPDERAELLKKAEQLKTDVKAAEAAQNDADEQAKQLLLQLGNIVHTDVPVGGEEDFVVLETHGTIRDFGAEGFEPKDHLELGESLGAIDVERGAKVSGSRFYYLTGVGALLELALVNAAIAQATEAGFIPMLTPALVRPRAMEGTGFLGQAAENVYHLEKDDYYLVGTSEVPLAAYHMDEILDADKLPLRYAGFSPCFRREAGTYGKDTRGIFRVHQFDKVEMFSYVHPDEAENEHKRLLDWEKQWLTALELPFQVIDVATGDLGASASRKFDCEAWIPTQGKYRELTSASNCDGFQARRLSVRMRETGDGKSKVAPLATLNGTLCAVPRTIVAILENHQQADGSVRVPPVLRPYLGGREVLEPIAK